A single window of Anaerocolumna chitinilytica DNA harbors:
- a CDS encoding P-loop NTPase family protein yields MAYYFDIPFEETLIRHQQKPNAHEFGEVDMRKWWQERDFLGIIPEVKLSMDLSLNDIVNQISNDIAVQI; encoded by the coding sequence TTGGCATATTACTTTGATATTCCTTTTGAAGAAACCTTAATTCGTCATCAGCAAAAGCCAAATGCCCATGAATTTGGTGAAGTTGACATGAGAAAATGGTGGCAGGAGAGGGACTTTTTAGGGATTATCCCTGAAGTGAAATTGTCTATGGATTTAAGCCTTAATGATATTGTGAACCAGATTAGCAATGACATCGCAGTGCAAATATAA
- a CDS encoding helix-turn-helix domain-containing protein, translating to MSEIKQLQKAVDYIETNITTELDYTEIAKQACMSTFHFQRLFSILCGHTIGEYIRNRRLSLAAMEMMSTEKNIIEIALRYGYDTPEGFTRAFHRYFGITPSAARDRKIVLPSFEKLSVQKTLFGGMVEMDDMTSFSKRGYYVKENAPVYFTNDMDLTCKWFRDVLGWYGDICGRDEKDNPIYGCVFDYPGELIVANLTPFRGIHLFNGEPGKGVVAFINIQGIDTFHKFVRDNGWNQISEIYEQPWGAKECCVTTIDGSIIRFFETSV from the coding sequence ATGTCTGAAATAAAACAGCTTCAGAAGGCAGTAGATTATATTGAAACCAATATTACGACAGAGTTGGACTATACAGAAATTGCAAAACAAGCCTGTATGTCAACCTTTCATTTCCAACGTTTATTCTCAATTTTGTGCGGACACACTATCGGAGAATATATAAGAAACAGACGTCTTTCACTTGCAGCAATGGAAATGATGTCAACAGAGAAAAATATTATTGAGATTGCGCTTCGATATGGCTATGATACACCGGAAGGTTTTACAAGGGCATTTCACAGATACTTTGGAATTACTCCTTCGGCAGCCCGGGACCGAAAAATTGTATTACCAAGCTTCGAAAAGCTCTCCGTTCAAAAAACACTATTTGGAGGTATGGTTGAGATGGATGATATGACAAGTTTTAGTAAGCGTGGGTATTATGTAAAAGAAAATGCACCGGTTTATTTCACAAATGATATGGATTTGACCTGTAAATGGTTTCGCGATGTCCTTGGATGGTATGGAGATATATGCGGGAGAGATGAAAAGGATAATCCGATATACGGATGTGTGTTTGATTATCCGGGAGAGTTAATCGTTGCTAATCTGACTCCCTTTCGAGGAATTCATCTATTCAACGGTGAGCCGGGAAAAGGGGTAGTAGCTTTTATTAATATTCAAGGAATTGATACCTTCCATAAGTTTGTCAGAGATAACGGATGGAATCAAATATCTGAGATATATGAGCAACCCTGGGGGGCGAAGGAATGCTGCGTAACTACAATCGATGGTTCCATCATTCGGTTTTTTGAAACCTCTGTTTGA